The Osmia bicornis bicornis chromosome 9, iOsmBic2.1, whole genome shotgun sequence genome has a segment encoding these proteins:
- the LOC114883113 gene encoding serine proteinase stubble-like isoform X2, whose protein sequence is MRWIGYVATILWWSGIARSLSTLNRGYKITPKPCRVPGPESKEGTCMFVWECIKSEGTHVGMCVDTFMFGSCCVHNSTSNTITAPHQHQSNPLRPTLAEALGNESTRPTLASLSGFLVTDSSTTRPSHRPSGTFDSFAGQGRPHRPLSAGSARPLQKRPHAKPASDHKDRIQTSVAAASSNFWEKNQQSTKRPGSSDLWEKGSQSTKRPGSSDHWEKGSQSTKRPSDLPEKGSQNAKRPGQQSTKRPGISNLWENSTQSTKRPSHNTQNLQQKTRPEDGQHTAVKEKDSSYTTYQNHHQGFKDKVDTAHNTLVIRLPGKEQGSSKDKNTRPNRPNNQRPSESRPDDSKTEDADLSVQESVHRPSVNSVDENEPAKEPHPSLNFIHTERPQWATKPISAKPTTEFSKPFFSIKTTTYRPVSISDQSDTRPNFISKPSTSNVSRKTTTTARPTYASSSTTSAAGSVPQTSHWQVTTEPAFVTKQRPVSSTKPMSSSETAKPIATSSHLWSENSWTPPRPSLKPHWTDNPSLLQNGPEAFPPRPSFKPTEPQESTEFHKPLGSAHYITTSHFETSARPRPTKKTTTSTTTTTSTTSTTTSTTTTTTTTTTTTPKPDTTVTTSEPATRTGSVLTVPAAAESKGMQCGVPPLFPRPETRIVGGKDAPFGRWPWQVSVRRTSFFGFSSTHRCGGAVLNENWIATAGHCVDDLLTSQIRIRVGEYDFSSVQERLPYVERGVAKKVVHPKYNFFTYEYDLALVRLESSLTFAPHISPICLPATDDLLIGENATVTGWGRLSEGGTLPSVLQEVSVPIVSNDRCKSMFLRAGRHEFIPDIFLCAGYESGGQDSCQGDSGGPLQVRGKDGRYFLAGIISWGIGCAEANLPGVCTRISKFVPWILKNVT, encoded by the exons ATGCGGTGGATCGGTTACGTGGCCACAATTCTCTGGTGGTCGGGCATCGCCAGGTCTCTCAGCACGCTGAATCGAG GTTACAAAATCACCCCGAAGCCGTGCAGGGTGCCGGGCCCAGAGTCAAAGGAGGGCACGTGCATGTTCGTGTGGGAGTGCATCAAATCGGAAGGCACGCACGTGGGCATGTGCGTGGACACGTTCATGTTCGGCAGCTGTTGCGTGCACAATTCGACGTCGAACACGATCACCGCACCCCATCAGCATCAATCGAACCCTTTGAGACCGACCCTGGCAGAAGCATTGGGCAACGAATCGACCAGGCCCACTCTCGCTTCTCTATCCGGCTTCCTGGTCACGGATTCGAGCACCACGCGACCCAGTCACCGTCCATCCGGGACGTTCGACTCTTTCGCGGGCCAGGGCAGACCGCACAGACCGCTATCGGCCGGTTCCGCTAGACCGTTGCAAAAAAGACCGCACGCGAAACCCGCATCCGATCACAAAGACAGGATCCAGACGTCGGTGGCTGCGGCCTCGTCGAATTTCTGGGAGAAGAACCAACAGAGCACCAAGAGACCCGGCTCCTCTGATCTTTGGGAGAAGGGATCGCAAAGCACCAAGAGACCAGGATCCTCTGATCACTGGGAAAAAGGATCACAGAGCACTAAACGACCTTCCGATCTTCCGGAGAAAGGATCTCAAAACGCGAAGAGACCAGGGCAACAAAGTACCAAGAGACCTGGTATCTCTAATCTCTGGGAGAATAGCACTCAAAGCACCAAGAGGCCAAGTCACAATACCCAGAATCTTCAGCAAAAGACTAGACCAGAAGATGGTCAACACACGGCTGTTAAGGAGAAGGACTCTTCTTATACCACTTATCAGAATCATCACCAGGGTTTCAAGGATAAAGTGGACACGGCACATAACACGTTAGTGATAAGGCTACCTGGGAAGGAGCAAGGGTCTAGTAAGGATAAGAACACTAGGCCGAACAGGCCGAACAACCAAAGACCGTCGGAATCGAGACCTGACGATAGCAAAACGGAGGATGCGGATCTAAGTGTCCAGGAGTCGGTGCACCGACCGAGCGTCAATTCTGTCGATGAAAAT GAACCTGCGAAGGAACCTCATCCCAGTTTGAACTTCATTCATACCGAACGTCCGCAATGGGCGACGAAGCCGATATCAGCGAAACCAACGACGGAATTCTCGAAACCGTTTTTCTCGATCAAAACGACCACTTATCGACCGGTGTCGATAAGTGATCAATCAGACACGAGGCCAAACTTCATCTCCAAACCTAGCACTTCGAACGTTTCTAGGAAGACTACGACCACTGCCAGGCCGACTTACGCGAGTAGCTCCACAACCAG CGCAGCCGGATCCGTGCCACAGACCTCTCACTGGCAAGTAACCACAGAGCCAGCGTTCGTCACGAAACAGAGGCCAGTGTCATCGACGAAACCGATGAGTTCCTCCGAGACCGCTAAACCTATCGCCACCAGTTCTCATTTATGGTCGGAGAACAGCTGGACGCCGCCTAGGCCGTCCTTGAAACCACACTGGACGGACAATCCTAGCCTCCTTCAGAACGGACCTGAAGCCTTTCCACCGCGACCGAGTTTCAAACCGACCGAACCGCAAGAA AGTACCGAGTTTCATAAACCGCTCGGTTCAGCACACTACATAACCACGTCCCATTTCGAGACATCCGCCAGGCCGAGACCCACGAAGAAGACCACCACGTCCACCACAACAACCACCAGCACCACCAGTACGACCACCAGTACTACAACAACCACCACAACCACCACAACGACCACTCCAAAACCAGATACGACCGTGACCACTAGCGAGCCAGCCACGAGGACAGGCTCGGTGTTGACAGTTCCCGCGGCAGCGGAGAGCAAAGGTATGCAGTGCGGTGTACCACCGCTGTTTCCGCGTCCAGAGACGAGGATCGTCGGTGGCAAGGACGCGCCGTTCGGTCGATGGCCTTGGCAGGTGTCCGTGAGGCGCACCTCGTTCTTCGGCTTCTCCAGCACCCATCGCTGCGGCGGGGCGGTGCTCAACGAGAACTGGATCGCGACCGCGGGACATTGCGTCGACGA CTTGTTGACCTCTCAGATCCGTATCAGAGTCGGTGAATACGACTTCTCGTCGGTTCAAGAACGTCTACCGTACGTGGAACGAGGTGTAGCGAAGAAAGTGGTTCATCCGAAGTACAATTTCTTCACGTACGAGTACGATCTGGCATTGGTCAGGCTGGAAAGCTCGTTGACATTTGCCCCGCATATCTCGCCGATATGCTTGCCAGCCACCGATGATCTGTTGATCGGGGAAAACGCCACTGTTACCGGATGGGGGAGATTGAGCGAGGGTGGGACCCTACCCTCGGTGCTGCAGGAG GTTTCCGTGCCTATAGTGAGTAACGATAGATGTAAGTCAATGTTCCTGAGGGCTGGTAGACACGAGTTCATACCAGACATATTCCTGTGCGCCGGATATGAAAGCGGAGGACAAGATTCCTGCCAG GGCGACTCGGGTGGTCCTCTTCAAGTAAGGGGAAAAGACGGTCGATACTTCCTCGCCGGCATAATATCCTGGGGTATCGGTTGCGCGGAGGCGAATTTACCGGGGGTGTGCACGAGGATCTCGAAATTCGTCCCGTGGATCCTGAAGAACGTCACTTGA
- the LOC114883113 gene encoding serine proteinase stubble-like isoform X1 — MRWIGYVATILWWSGIARSLSTLNRGHSYKITPKPCRVPGPESKEGTCMFVWECIKSEGTHVGMCVDTFMFGSCCVHNSTSNTITAPHQHQSNPLRPTLAEALGNESTRPTLASLSGFLVTDSSTTRPSHRPSGTFDSFAGQGRPHRPLSAGSARPLQKRPHAKPASDHKDRIQTSVAAASSNFWEKNQQSTKRPGSSDLWEKGSQSTKRPGSSDHWEKGSQSTKRPSDLPEKGSQNAKRPGQQSTKRPGISNLWENSTQSTKRPSHNTQNLQQKTRPEDGQHTAVKEKDSSYTTYQNHHQGFKDKVDTAHNTLVIRLPGKEQGSSKDKNTRPNRPNNQRPSESRPDDSKTEDADLSVQESVHRPSVNSVDENEPAKEPHPSLNFIHTERPQWATKPISAKPTTEFSKPFFSIKTTTYRPVSISDQSDTRPNFISKPSTSNVSRKTTTTARPTYASSSTTSAAGSVPQTSHWQVTTEPAFVTKQRPVSSTKPMSSSETAKPIATSSHLWSENSWTPPRPSLKPHWTDNPSLLQNGPEAFPPRPSFKPTEPQESTEFHKPLGSAHYITTSHFETSARPRPTKKTTTSTTTTTSTTSTTTSTTTTTTTTTTTTPKPDTTVTTSEPATRTGSVLTVPAAAESKGMQCGVPPLFPRPETRIVGGKDAPFGRWPWQVSVRRTSFFGFSSTHRCGGAVLNENWIATAGHCVDDLLTSQIRIRVGEYDFSSVQERLPYVERGVAKKVVHPKYNFFTYEYDLALVRLESSLTFAPHISPICLPATDDLLIGENATVTGWGRLSEGGTLPSVLQEVSVPIVSNDRCKSMFLRAGRHEFIPDIFLCAGYESGGQDSCQGDSGGPLQVRGKDGRYFLAGIISWGIGCAEANLPGVCTRISKFVPWILKNVT, encoded by the exons ATGCGGTGGATCGGTTACGTGGCCACAATTCTCTGGTGGTCGGGCATCGCCAGGTCTCTCAGCACGCTGAATCGAGGTCACA GTTACAAAATCACCCCGAAGCCGTGCAGGGTGCCGGGCCCAGAGTCAAAGGAGGGCACGTGCATGTTCGTGTGGGAGTGCATCAAATCGGAAGGCACGCACGTGGGCATGTGCGTGGACACGTTCATGTTCGGCAGCTGTTGCGTGCACAATTCGACGTCGAACACGATCACCGCACCCCATCAGCATCAATCGAACCCTTTGAGACCGACCCTGGCAGAAGCATTGGGCAACGAATCGACCAGGCCCACTCTCGCTTCTCTATCCGGCTTCCTGGTCACGGATTCGAGCACCACGCGACCCAGTCACCGTCCATCCGGGACGTTCGACTCTTTCGCGGGCCAGGGCAGACCGCACAGACCGCTATCGGCCGGTTCCGCTAGACCGTTGCAAAAAAGACCGCACGCGAAACCCGCATCCGATCACAAAGACAGGATCCAGACGTCGGTGGCTGCGGCCTCGTCGAATTTCTGGGAGAAGAACCAACAGAGCACCAAGAGACCCGGCTCCTCTGATCTTTGGGAGAAGGGATCGCAAAGCACCAAGAGACCAGGATCCTCTGATCACTGGGAAAAAGGATCACAGAGCACTAAACGACCTTCCGATCTTCCGGAGAAAGGATCTCAAAACGCGAAGAGACCAGGGCAACAAAGTACCAAGAGACCTGGTATCTCTAATCTCTGGGAGAATAGCACTCAAAGCACCAAGAGGCCAAGTCACAATACCCAGAATCTTCAGCAAAAGACTAGACCAGAAGATGGTCAACACACGGCTGTTAAGGAGAAGGACTCTTCTTATACCACTTATCAGAATCATCACCAGGGTTTCAAGGATAAAGTGGACACGGCACATAACACGTTAGTGATAAGGCTACCTGGGAAGGAGCAAGGGTCTAGTAAGGATAAGAACACTAGGCCGAACAGGCCGAACAACCAAAGACCGTCGGAATCGAGACCTGACGATAGCAAAACGGAGGATGCGGATCTAAGTGTCCAGGAGTCGGTGCACCGACCGAGCGTCAATTCTGTCGATGAAAAT GAACCTGCGAAGGAACCTCATCCCAGTTTGAACTTCATTCATACCGAACGTCCGCAATGGGCGACGAAGCCGATATCAGCGAAACCAACGACGGAATTCTCGAAACCGTTTTTCTCGATCAAAACGACCACTTATCGACCGGTGTCGATAAGTGATCAATCAGACACGAGGCCAAACTTCATCTCCAAACCTAGCACTTCGAACGTTTCTAGGAAGACTACGACCACTGCCAGGCCGACTTACGCGAGTAGCTCCACAACCAG CGCAGCCGGATCCGTGCCACAGACCTCTCACTGGCAAGTAACCACAGAGCCAGCGTTCGTCACGAAACAGAGGCCAGTGTCATCGACGAAACCGATGAGTTCCTCCGAGACCGCTAAACCTATCGCCACCAGTTCTCATTTATGGTCGGAGAACAGCTGGACGCCGCCTAGGCCGTCCTTGAAACCACACTGGACGGACAATCCTAGCCTCCTTCAGAACGGACCTGAAGCCTTTCCACCGCGACCGAGTTTCAAACCGACCGAACCGCAAGAA AGTACCGAGTTTCATAAACCGCTCGGTTCAGCACACTACATAACCACGTCCCATTTCGAGACATCCGCCAGGCCGAGACCCACGAAGAAGACCACCACGTCCACCACAACAACCACCAGCACCACCAGTACGACCACCAGTACTACAACAACCACCACAACCACCACAACGACCACTCCAAAACCAGATACGACCGTGACCACTAGCGAGCCAGCCACGAGGACAGGCTCGGTGTTGACAGTTCCCGCGGCAGCGGAGAGCAAAGGTATGCAGTGCGGTGTACCACCGCTGTTTCCGCGTCCAGAGACGAGGATCGTCGGTGGCAAGGACGCGCCGTTCGGTCGATGGCCTTGGCAGGTGTCCGTGAGGCGCACCTCGTTCTTCGGCTTCTCCAGCACCCATCGCTGCGGCGGGGCGGTGCTCAACGAGAACTGGATCGCGACCGCGGGACATTGCGTCGACGA CTTGTTGACCTCTCAGATCCGTATCAGAGTCGGTGAATACGACTTCTCGTCGGTTCAAGAACGTCTACCGTACGTGGAACGAGGTGTAGCGAAGAAAGTGGTTCATCCGAAGTACAATTTCTTCACGTACGAGTACGATCTGGCATTGGTCAGGCTGGAAAGCTCGTTGACATTTGCCCCGCATATCTCGCCGATATGCTTGCCAGCCACCGATGATCTGTTGATCGGGGAAAACGCCACTGTTACCGGATGGGGGAGATTGAGCGAGGGTGGGACCCTACCCTCGGTGCTGCAGGAG GTTTCCGTGCCTATAGTGAGTAACGATAGATGTAAGTCAATGTTCCTGAGGGCTGGTAGACACGAGTTCATACCAGACATATTCCTGTGCGCCGGATATGAAAGCGGAGGACAAGATTCCTGCCAG GGCGACTCGGGTGGTCCTCTTCAAGTAAGGGGAAAAGACGGTCGATACTTCCTCGCCGGCATAATATCCTGGGGTATCGGTTGCGCGGAGGCGAATTTACCGGGGGTGTGCACGAGGATCTCGAAATTCGTCCCGTGGATCCTGAAGAACGTCACTTGA
- the LOC114883114 gene encoding flocculation protein FLO11-like isoform X2, whose amino-acid sequence MEARMSWLILLQVSSVLVHGYDNVGFDGWYQPVPHRPVDIITDVINDLGVRILQQYTAHGNVAFSPTGVAFVLAALYEGSAGRGRQQIADALGLPRDRQITRIGFRDIHRRLRTYLNANGFLGGLTLNQENTKLRPEYEDILRFYGFDLSIPEEEMNETTSVPETTTNSMTEQTMTETVPDETTMVMTSQQGSETPISTTPSVEVFGMTMNTEDVQDRFTQTTPSGTTLTDVTSGTTVPGPTMTPSEETTTIVPEVPTTIPPDDSSTTTVNTVQPTTVRSSTPTTSPSTMMEGDSGSTSVGSQTTDSPITSTGSDSGVTEPMPESTTTSATTSTTIGTSTVSITTVMESTTSSTIPTQTGSPAVDANTVSTGSSSNQSVSNEMGSTDSPVTTAISTGETGSNEQSTTVPSTMSGTINRRKRNIRGPRGFFSSYPDEGIWMQDLGIWKPYSTSLNEASVRDSTEISFLVNGCDVSSVTATRYIAVLPFAYFPSLHAVALEFPLDDPRYNILLMMATDRRDTYRLARDLGGKSLRLLRKQLQATWVRATIPSFMLRGFVTLTSFLQRLGILDVFEPRAADLSPMTPDLGVYARDVQQSIGVNIRNYMKPDRTHSRNGLFERAGPVPFTVVHPYLYFIVDAETSVTLIAGRVNDPLNSRIL is encoded by the exons ATGGAAGCGCGGATGTCCTGGCTGATCCTGCTGCAGG TGTCGTCTGTGCTCGTCCACGGCTACGACAACGTGGGGTTCGACGGCTGGTATCAACCGGTTCCGCATCGGCCGGTCGACATCATCACGGATGTTATTAACGACCTAGGCGTGAGGATTCTGCAGCAGTACACAGCCCACGGGAACGTTGCATTCTCGCCGACAGGGGTTGCCTTCGTCCTGGCAGCGCTCTACGAGGGCTCGGCAGGAAGAGGCAGGCAACAGATAGCGGATGCTTTAGGCCTGCCACGAGACCGGCAGATCACCAGGATCGGTTTTCGTGATATTCATCGGAGACTGAGG ACGTATCTGAACGCGAACGGCTTCCTTGGAGGTTTGACCCTCAATCAAGAGAACACCAAACTAAGACCCGAATACGAGGACATTCTGAGGTTCTATGGATTCGATCTGTCCATACCTGAGGAGGAAATGAACGAAACCACCTCTGTACCCGAAACGACTACCAATTCGATGACGGAACAAACTATGACGGAGACGGTTCCTGACGAAACTACCATGGTAATGACCAGTCAACAAGGTTCTGAGACACCGATCTCGACTACACCATCCGTGGAAGTATTCGGGATGACGATGAACACTGAAGATGTTCAAGACAGATTCACTCAAACTACCCCTTCGGGTACTACTCTGACGGATGTCACTAGTGGTACTACTGTACCTGGACCAACTATGACACCATCTGAAGAGACGACTACCATTGTACCAGAAGTTCCTACAACGATTCCTCCTGATGATTCTTCGACCACTACCGTGAACACTGTTCAGCCTACGACTGTTCGATCGTCAA CTCCAACCACCAGTCCATCAACGATGATGGAAGGAGATTCAGGATCAACCAGTGTTGGTAGTCAGACAACCGATTCACCTATCACTAGTACCGGGTCGGATTCTGGTGTTACTGAACCCATGCCGGAGTCAACGACCACGTCAGCGACCACGTCAACGACGATAGGTACATCTACCGTGTCGATTACTACGGTTATGGAAAGCACGACGAGTTCGACGATCCCGACGCAGACAGGATCACCAGCTGTAGATGCAAATACCGTTTCAACGGGCTCCTCGAGCAATCAGTCTGTCTCGAACGAGATGGGATCTACCGATTCGCCAGTCACGACAGCCATCAGCACAGGTGAAACCGGGTCGAATGAACAGTCGACCACTGTACCCTCCACTATGAGCGGCACGATCAATCGAAGGAAACGTAACATCAGAGGCCCGAGGGGATTCTTCTCCAGTTATCCAG ACGAAGGTATCTGGATGCAGGATCTAGGCATCTGGAAGCCCTATTCCACGAGCCTGAACGAGGCGTCCGTTAGAGACTCGACGGAAATATCATTTCTGGTGAACGGATGTGACGTTTCATCGGTCACAGCTACCAGATACATCGCTGTTTTACCATTCGCTTATTTTCCATCGTTGCACGCGGTTGCTCTTGAATTTCCTCTCGAT GATCCTAGGTACAATATTCTGCTGATGATGGCCACAGACAGGCGGGACACGTATAGGCTGGCCAGAGATCTTGGTGGGAAGTCATTAAGGTTGCTGAGGAAACAATTACAGGCCACTTGGGTCAGGGCCACGATACCGTCCTTCATGTTACGTGGTTTTGTCACTTTGACGTCCTTCCTGCAGAGG TTGGGAATCTTGGACGTGTTTGAACCCAGGGCTGCAGACTTGTCGCCGATGACCCCGGATCTAGGGGTGTACGCGAGGGACGTGCAGCAGAGCATCGGTGTCAACATCAGAAATTATATGAAACCAGATAGGACCCACTCTC GTAACGGACTGTTTGAAAGAGCTGGGCCAGTGCCATTCACGGTCGTCCATCCGTACCTCTACTTCATCGTCGATGCTGAAACATCAGTGACTTTGATCGCTGGCCGAGTTAACGATCCGCTCAATTCACGGATACTTTAG
- the LOC114883114 gene encoding flocculation protein FLO11-like isoform X1 has protein sequence MEARMSWLILLQVSSVLVHGYDNVGFDGWYQPVPHRPVDIITDVINDLGVRILQQYTAHGNVAFSPTGVAFVLAALYEGSAGRGRQQIADALGLPRDRQITRIGFRDIHRRLRTYLNANGFLGGLTLNQENTKLRPEYEDILRFYGFDLSIPEEEMNETTSVPETTTNSMTEQTMTETVPDETTMVMTSQQGSETPISTTPSVEVFGMTMNTEDVQDRFTQTTPSGTTLTDVTSGTTVPGPTMTPSEETTTIVPEVPTTIPPDDSSTTTVNTVQPTTVRSSTPTTSPSTMMEGDSGSTSVGSQTTDSPITSTGSDSGVTEPMPESTTTSATTSTTIGTSTVSITTVMESTTSSTIPTQTGSPAVDANTVSTGSSSNQSVSNEMGSTDSPVTTAISTGETGSNEQSTTVPSTMSGTINRRKRNIRGPRGFFSSYPDEGIWMQDLGIWKPYSTSLNEASVRDSTEISFLVNGCDVSSVTATRYIAVLPFAYFPSLHAVALEFPLDDPRYNILLMMATDRRDTYRLARDLGGKSLRLLRKQLQATWVRATIPSFMLRGFVTLTSFLQRLGILDVFEPRAADLSPMTPDLGVYARDVQQSIGVNIRNYMKPDRTHSRESTNSDLRLIVPPRRDYYRYYHPGNGLFERAGPVPFTVVHPYLYFIVDAETSVTLIAGRVNDPLNSRIL, from the exons ATGGAAGCGCGGATGTCCTGGCTGATCCTGCTGCAGG TGTCGTCTGTGCTCGTCCACGGCTACGACAACGTGGGGTTCGACGGCTGGTATCAACCGGTTCCGCATCGGCCGGTCGACATCATCACGGATGTTATTAACGACCTAGGCGTGAGGATTCTGCAGCAGTACACAGCCCACGGGAACGTTGCATTCTCGCCGACAGGGGTTGCCTTCGTCCTGGCAGCGCTCTACGAGGGCTCGGCAGGAAGAGGCAGGCAACAGATAGCGGATGCTTTAGGCCTGCCACGAGACCGGCAGATCACCAGGATCGGTTTTCGTGATATTCATCGGAGACTGAGG ACGTATCTGAACGCGAACGGCTTCCTTGGAGGTTTGACCCTCAATCAAGAGAACACCAAACTAAGACCCGAATACGAGGACATTCTGAGGTTCTATGGATTCGATCTGTCCATACCTGAGGAGGAAATGAACGAAACCACCTCTGTACCCGAAACGACTACCAATTCGATGACGGAACAAACTATGACGGAGACGGTTCCTGACGAAACTACCATGGTAATGACCAGTCAACAAGGTTCTGAGACACCGATCTCGACTACACCATCCGTGGAAGTATTCGGGATGACGATGAACACTGAAGATGTTCAAGACAGATTCACTCAAACTACCCCTTCGGGTACTACTCTGACGGATGTCACTAGTGGTACTACTGTACCTGGACCAACTATGACACCATCTGAAGAGACGACTACCATTGTACCAGAAGTTCCTACAACGATTCCTCCTGATGATTCTTCGACCACTACCGTGAACACTGTTCAGCCTACGACTGTTCGATCGTCAA CTCCAACCACCAGTCCATCAACGATGATGGAAGGAGATTCAGGATCAACCAGTGTTGGTAGTCAGACAACCGATTCACCTATCACTAGTACCGGGTCGGATTCTGGTGTTACTGAACCCATGCCGGAGTCAACGACCACGTCAGCGACCACGTCAACGACGATAGGTACATCTACCGTGTCGATTACTACGGTTATGGAAAGCACGACGAGTTCGACGATCCCGACGCAGACAGGATCACCAGCTGTAGATGCAAATACCGTTTCAACGGGCTCCTCGAGCAATCAGTCTGTCTCGAACGAGATGGGATCTACCGATTCGCCAGTCACGACAGCCATCAGCACAGGTGAAACCGGGTCGAATGAACAGTCGACCACTGTACCCTCCACTATGAGCGGCACGATCAATCGAAGGAAACGTAACATCAGAGGCCCGAGGGGATTCTTCTCCAGTTATCCAG ACGAAGGTATCTGGATGCAGGATCTAGGCATCTGGAAGCCCTATTCCACGAGCCTGAACGAGGCGTCCGTTAGAGACTCGACGGAAATATCATTTCTGGTGAACGGATGTGACGTTTCATCGGTCACAGCTACCAGATACATCGCTGTTTTACCATTCGCTTATTTTCCATCGTTGCACGCGGTTGCTCTTGAATTTCCTCTCGAT GATCCTAGGTACAATATTCTGCTGATGATGGCCACAGACAGGCGGGACACGTATAGGCTGGCCAGAGATCTTGGTGGGAAGTCATTAAGGTTGCTGAGGAAACAATTACAGGCCACTTGGGTCAGGGCCACGATACCGTCCTTCATGTTACGTGGTTTTGTCACTTTGACGTCCTTCCTGCAGAGG TTGGGAATCTTGGACGTGTTTGAACCCAGGGCTGCAGACTTGTCGCCGATGACCCCGGATCTAGGGGTGTACGCGAGGGACGTGCAGCAGAGCATCGGTGTCAACATCAGAAATTATATGAAACCAGATAGGACCCACTCTCGTGAGTCGACCAATTCTGATCTCCGCTTGATCGTTCCACCTCGTCGAGACTATTACCGATACTATCATCCAG GTAACGGACTGTTTGAAAGAGCTGGGCCAGTGCCATTCACGGTCGTCCATCCGTACCTCTACTTCATCGTCGATGCTGAAACATCAGTGACTTTGATCGCTGGCCGAGTTAACGATCCGCTCAATTCACGGATACTTTAG